The DNA sequence TCGGTGACGGCGGTCAGCATGATGATCGGCGTCGTATACTGGGCGCGGATGTCACGGCACAGTTCCAGCCCGCTCCTGCCGGGCAGCATCACGTCGAGCACGATCAGATCCACCTGCGTGCGGCGCAGGATGGTTTCCATCTCGGTCCCGTCGGCGGCAACCGAGGTGTGCAGGCCCCGCTTCTGGAAGAACTCCTGAAGCAGGTCGCGAATGCCCTTGTCGTCGTCGACGATCAGTATGTGTGTCTCGGATTTCACAGCTGCCCTGTCTGGTTTGCCGGCCACGCCATTCTTGGCTGGTGAGCCACACGATAGAATTCGGGCCGTATGTTGGCCAGTGCCTTGCTTTTCAAGGAAGAATGAATTCCGCCTTCTCCACAACGGCCAGCTTGGCGTGGCCCGGCCAGACACAATCCAGAAACAAAATTCTACAATCGGGAAAAACTCCTGAAAAGGTAGGCCGGCATAACGGTGCCGTGGCGGTCAGGTCATCGGCTGCGACGCTAGTCTCCGGGTTCACGGATAAACCGATGCCAAGATTGTCGATCAGTTTGTTGGGAGTTTTGCTGGGCCTTGGCCTGCTCACTGCCGCTGTCGACCAATCAGACGCAAAGGCGCCGCTGACCCGGAGCGAACGGTGCGCCAATCTCAGCCACCAATTTGATGAAGCCCTCGAAACCCATGCCACGGCAACGCAGGTCACCGCGGCAAAGGCACTTCAGAGAAAGGGTAACCGGTACTGCGCCGCCAAGAAACAGGCGCAGGGCATCCGGATGCTCGCCAATGCTTTGAAGCTGCTTGGAGTGACACCGAACGACCCGGTCCAGTGACGCTCAAAACGACCCGCACAAAAAAGGAAAACGAAGCCATGAAAAAATCCCTCCTGTCCGCCCTTGGTCTCGCCGCCGCTCTCGCCTTCTCGATGCCCGTTCTCGGCAACGCTGCCGCGACCACGACCGCTGCCCCGGCCGCTGCCACCACGACCACCGCTCCGGCTGCTGCCGCGACGACCACTGCTCCGGCCAAGGCTGCTCCGAAGAAGGTCGCCAAGAAGACCGTTTGCAAGGTGACCAAGAAGCACAAGTGCCCGGTCAAGAAGGCCCCCGCAATGGCGGCTCCCGCGAAGGCGGCCCCTGCGAAGGCTGCTCCCAAGAAGCCCTGATCAGCTTCGAGGTTAGTTCTAGCAAGGCCGCCCCAGCCGCAAACCGGCTGGGGCGGCCTTCTGCCAAGGGCATGGTCGATGAGCTGAACGCCGGCGGCTTCCAGCCACGCATCTCGATCGTGCTTAACCCGTTTGCAATGCCGGCCTTGTAGGACAATCCGCATGAAGAAGCGGCTTTCGTCCATTTTTCGCTCCATGGTGATCGGCGGCCTGGTTGCCACCGGCGTCGCCAGGGTGCTGATTCTGCTCACCGCCAGCCCCGTGCCGGACCCTGCAAGCGGGCGCACCGAGCCTTCGCTGTTCGCACCGGCGATTTCCAACAACTGGGATTACATCACGCCGGTGCAGGCATGGCTTTTGATCGTGCTCGCCGGCGTGACGCTGATCTGTGTTGCCGGATGGCCGATCGCGGCATGGCTGGAACGCCGGGCGGATGCCGACCCAACGCGCCGCGTCTTCGGCCGTCAGGGCCGTTGAACCGCGACCGACAATTCCCCACATGATCCCGGAGGACCGGGCCCGCCCGCCGACGGTCCGTAAATGGACGATCACTGCCGCCCGTGGCAAAATGCGGACTTAAGCTGATCGCGAAAACAGTCGGTTCGAATGCCTGAAATCACCACAAAACCGCGCACCAAGGTCAAGCCGCAGACAGAGCGGCCGAAGCTCTACAAGGTCATCCTCGTCAACGACGATTTCACGCCGCGCGAATTCGTGGTCACGGTGCTGAAGGGCGAGTTCAAGCTCTCGGAGGACCAGGCGCACCGGGTGATGATCACCGCGCACCAGCGTGGCGTCTGCGTGGTCGCGGTCTTCACCAGGGATGTCGCCGAGACCAAGGCGACGCGGGCGACCGACGCCGGCAAGGCCAAGGGCTACCCACTGCTGTTCACGACGGAACCGGAGGAGTGAGGAGGGGCTCGTCATAGCCTTGGTTTCGACGATTGGCGAAACCACTCGCGACGGCGTCTTTCTCCGCGTCACTACACGGGGAGAAAGAAAGAGCGCACCGCTCTACCGTCCCTCGCGGTACCACATCGAACCCATCGCCAGGAGCAACAGGCCGAGGCCGAGGAAGCCGCCGAACAGCGGCACGCGCGACACGGCCTTGAGCACACTGTCATCGGTGGTGCGCAGGCCGATCCAGTCGCTGCCCGACGCCTCGCCGGCCGAGCGCACCGGCACGATGGAAGGCAGCGTCACGTCGCTGCCCGCGGCAGACGCCAACCGGCGCACGCTGCCGCCGGTGGCTTCCGCCGGCGCCTTCAGCCGCTCCTGCGTGGAGACGACGTCGGCGAAT is a window from the Mesorhizobium australicum WSM2073 genome containing:
- the clpS gene encoding ATP-dependent Clp protease adapter ClpS, with protein sequence MPEITTKPRTKVKPQTERPKLYKVILVNDDFTPREFVVTVLKGEFKLSEDQAHRVMITAHQRGVCVVAVFTRDVAETKATRATDAGKAKGYPLLFTTEPEE